The following proteins are co-located in the Apium graveolens cultivar Ventura chromosome 5, ASM990537v1, whole genome shotgun sequence genome:
- the LOC141661049 gene encoding uncharacterized protein LOC141661049, which yields MKIEKDKDFRWPKPLRGDPEKRDKNQFCRFHKDVGHDTNDCRQLKDELEYLIRREKCGRFIKGDDGGGHKRDDDQGGNNRGRNVQPRGPMINIISGGPTGAVTTMNSRKAYTREVMNIVGDAPKCAKTKMTLKFGDPDLDGLKFPHDDALVITPIIENCSVKRVLVNIGTFVDILFHETFLRMGYSDSQLTPSDAPIYGLNKVECQVEGAIRLPVFIGEEPREATQLLKF from the coding sequence ATGAAAATTGAGAAAGACAAGGATTTCAGATggccgaagccactaaggggagaTCCCGAGAAGAGAGACAAGAACCAATTTTGTAGGTTCCataaggatgttggtcatgataccAACGACTGTAGACAGCTTAAGGATGAGCTCGAGTATCTCATCCGACGAGAAAAATGTGGGAGATTCATTAAAGGCGATGATGGCGGAGGCCACAAGAGAGATGATGATCAAGGGGGTAATAACAGAGGTCGAAACGTACAACCCAGAGGGCCAATGATTAATATAATTTCTGGAGGGCCAACGGGCGCTGTGACAACAATGAACTCTCGAAAGGCCTACACTAGAGAAGTGATGAATATAGTCGGAGACGCACCCAAATGTGCTAAGACTAAGATGACACTTAAATTCGGCGACCCCGACCTTGATGGTTTGAAATTCCCTCATGATGATGCCCTAGTTATCACCCCGATAATTGAGAATTGTTCTGTCAAAAGGGTGCTGGTTAACATTGGAACTTTCGTGGATATTCTATTTCACGAAAcgtttctaaggatggggtacaGTGACTCCCAACTGACCCCCTCTGATGCACCCATCTACGGGTTAAACAAAGTGGAATGTCAAGTAGAAGGAGCGATTCGACTCCCTGTGTTTATTGGAGAAGAGCCCAGAGAGGCCACACAACTGTTAAAATTTTAG